The Manihot esculenta cultivar AM560-2 chromosome 17, M.esculenta_v8, whole genome shotgun sequence genome contains the following window.
gaaaaggaaaagaaaaatgtcATATTATCAACATAACGAGTGTAAGACAAAGATAAAGTAGTAGAAGCATTATGATTCACACCTAATAAAGTAGTAGTAAAAGAAATCTGCATAGAGAGCTGTTTGGACGAGACCAGATACACAGGCTgagaaataaaacaaaaataaatggaGAAGTCAGAATAGATATACTTAAAGCAGCAATGCTGGAAAGTATTCTTTATTTTGATCTTAATAAGCTTACATATCCATCGACTAAAATGTGTCTCTGTAAAATAGCGGTAGATCCAGTTGAGGATGTAGAAAGCACGATAAGCCCTGCAGACACAACATATTATTTGGTGACTAATCTTCAAAAAAATGTGGGTATATATCCATTTCATGTCCACTGAAAGGCATGCATATGAATTTCTTGCACCACTTAAAGTAAACCCCAGAGAGAGAGACTGACATTTTTTAATGCCTAAGTTCCAAAAATTGATTGCTCAATTCAAGATAACGATGACTTAATTCTAAAATAACCAACCTTCAACAATCCTCCTTCAAAATTAATGGCCTTATAAAGACATTTTTCCCCTAGGACTTCTGTTCTGTTTAGAAAGATTGTGAATTGTAGTTCTATGTGGAAGAGACCACAGATGGAAAATACCATTTGAGCATGCCacatagaaaataattattatccAGAAAACTAATAAGAAGGAAAGAGTTCCCTTCCGTTTCAGGCTCAGTTAGGAAGCCAAAAATTCCACCGCCATAAGGAAAACAAAGCTCACCATCGCCACTCTCTCTCAATTATGTTTAACCCTTGCATCTAGCAGAGTTAGCTAATTAACCATCTCCATGCTAATAGCACCAAGGAGAGAAAAGATATTTGTAAAACAAAAAGAATATCACATGAATAGACTCTGCAAGTTCACCAACGTTATCAATTCTAAACCCCTGCCAAGGAATTCATCTAACCAATATGAACCTATTCACAAAGTAGAATTTCTGGGGGGGAAAAAAAAGAACTCTAGATAAGGTCCCTGTTGCCTAATTCAGGGCGTTTTCTCGGGGGGGGGGTGTAATAGAGAGGGAGATCTCAAAGATTGTGCCAGCAACAATAACAACAACTAAGCCTTAATCCTAAACTAGTTGAGGTTGACTAATGGGATCATTTTTACACCGTTCAGCCTGTTCGAAACTAATTATACATAAATAAGCAAACGTTATAAATATTAGATAGTAAAATCTTGTGTGCCAATTCGCAGTGAAATTGAAGATGAGATATTCTAACCACATCGTATACAAGAATAAAAAAGGCATTTGTTTAACATATGGTGGCATGAGCATGTTTAAGTGTGTATGATCAttcaaaaaatgaaatttatcaaCCACAAATTTTGAATGTAAACCATTAAAAGAGTGGCTTTAGTATTAGCTAGAAATGCTTCAAATAGGAAAGAAACTTCATGTTTGTATATTACTGCCTTTAAACGGTTTGATCGGCAAATAAACAATTCCAGTAGCATTTCAAGACAAGAAACACAAAGCAGAATGCAGAATGCACATTGCAGACATACTCAAAGATGGTTAAGACTCCTATAACATTTTCTATAGCAACCAATTTTTATACCATAAGTATGCATATACATACCCAAGAAAGAAAACATATTGCCCTGTCAAATTATCCACATTTCCACTTCGTTGGAGTAATACTAACTGGGGAAGAATCGCTACTGCCTCCAAGTATATTGAAAATGCCCACAAGACCTGCAACAATTTTGAGAAAAGGTAAAGCAGATGatttatgtaatttaaaaaatgaaagagaGAGCTAGAACACATAGAATCACCAGTGTTCTCAACTGCATGTAAAATAATTGAATGCTGCTAATTATAAAACAGCACTAGCAAGTCTCTGCTGCGGAGAATCATTAGGAAATGAGAGGAAGTGAAAGATGTTTAAAGGAAGCTATTGTTAGTTTGTTAAAGCCATTACTTCCTGTCAAGCATGGCATACATGTGCACCgaccataatttatttttcatatattcaGTTAGAAGCACCCCTTACTCTTGACATCTAAATGAAATGAAGTGGCTAATTCAAAATTGTTCAGCTGGAATGTCCAGCCATAACCAATGATCCGTAATTGGTTGACTTTTTATACAAATTCTTTTACTATGATTATCTTTTATGGAATGATTCTTAGACAgctaatatttttcatatgggATTACCAAGTTACTAGGCCTTGATTCTTCTATGGTTATCCATGCAACAAACACCATCAAATGCACTCAAGCAACATGTCCCATATATGAAACCTCGAAGCACAAAAGATTCTTCTTTTACACAAGCTAACTCCAGCACTCCAGCATAGCTCCaagtccccccccccccccaccctaaaacacacacacacaaaagtTGAATGTACGAGATCACTGTTCAAGAAAAGTCACCTCTAGGAATGTGAACTTCTCCTGCACCAATAGAGCCAAAGCCAAACATGCAGCAACAAGGAAGTAATGACGAAAAGTATCGAGCTCTTTGTCATACGAGCGTCTCACTACACGGTGCCTTCTCATGCACCATACAATTGCAAGAGAGCTCGCTATGAACACCACCTTCATTACACTGTTGTACACGGAGATAAAATCTGTGAACAGATCCAAGTACCGCGCCAAAAACACCAGAGCGTACAGCTCCTGCGTCTTCAGCGAAATccctaaaaattgaaaattaaaaaaaatcgaattCATAGGAATTCTCAGTTTTCTATAATGAAATCAAAATTACCTAATTCACGAAGCAATTGCAACAACATAAACTACAAATTTCACTAGCACAGATATTACTTTAACCCCaatacaatttattattttccttcaaaaaaaaataataataatatgaaatgcGAAAATGAGGTTTATATGTCGCGACAAGCAATTCAAATGTTCcgtctcattttcttccagtttcCCACAAAATTTTCAGGAACCTGAAAGTGCAAGTGAAAGGCCACTGCCGGCGGTGATTGTTACCTGAACAAGACTTGGTGGCGTAAATTTTAAGAAGCAGAATCAAAATACTGATCAAATGAGTCATATCACCGAGGAATCTGAAGATATTCATGGTGAAAAACTAGAAGAACAATATTTGTTGCCCTAATTTTTGGATTTATTAGATATCAGAGACAGagacacagagagagagagaggggcgtATAGAAGCAAAGAGCTAAGGAAATTGAATTGAAACGTGAAGGGATGAACTGGGGATTGGGGAACGGCTcctatttacttatttatttatttttatatatttaattaattttgaggtGAAGTGTAAAACAAAGGGGGAAGGAGATGATGTGGCAGTGGCAGTCGCACTTGGAAACAGCTTTTGCCTCCACGTATGTCGAACCAATTGCCCATTGGTTGGTTTTGATGCAGATTATCGACGTCAACAATTCATCAATTTTTTcagcttatttaaaaaaaaaagattcttttattgtttttatttatttatttttatttatttaattaattttgaggtGGAGTATATAAGAAGGGGGAAGGAGATGATGGGGCGGTAGCACTTGGAAACGTGTTTTGCCTCCACGTATGTGGAACCAATTGCCATTGCTTGGTTCTGATCCGGTTTATCGACCTCaacaattcaatcaattttttcagcttatttaaaaaaataattttttatattatttgtatttatttatttaaaaattatttaattattaaatataactaatataatatatatatatatatataaattatttaattattaaatataactaataatatatatatatatatatatatatatatatatatacaaaaagCTAAAAacgtttataaaatttttaaaaaataacgaGTAACTGATAGGCAGTTAGTATGATAACCCAAGTTCTTATAAACAAGATTCAGACTGAATATGGATGCAACCCATTCTCAATCCCAATGGCAAAACTAGAGCCATAATTGTTACACATCCTAAATGTACAAGTGGGAAAATTTTCTGACCTGGCAGTTGGAATTGGAATGACATATGCAGTTGATTGGGCAGAAACCAAAACTGCCTGTTGCCTctccccctctctctctctctctttgggTGGAGGTAAAGTGTATGCAAGGTGAGCTCAGAATCAGCAGAGCTGGTGGTGAATCAATGGAACTGGATAAAAAGCCAAACCCATTAGAAAATGGAATCAGTAAGCATCATCGGATTCAAGAACATTATTGAAAATATGTCATCATTTATCATCAACTGAACGGCTGCACGTGACTGTGAACCTCTCTTCAATGATACATTACCTTTTTTGGCCTTTTTTCAGGAAAAAGGGTCATTGATATAATCACCTCTTGAGTAGCAATTTCCTAAATTCTACTGTGGATGGATCAATTagtttctttttatatataatttgattGCAAATCTTGGAATTTGCTTCATCTTCAGTCATGTGCGAGTGCCAACTGCCAACCTTTTCAAGATACTTTAACTCTGTACTTGTGATTCTATCTTTAGCTTAACAAAGCTTTTCATAATCTTTCTTCTTGAGCTTCATTTCGCATATTACAATAACTTGGTCCTAATTGTGACATTAATAGCTTGTTTAACGTCCCCATCTCAATGCTTGTTGAGCTCATTCAAATTTAGCTGTGTTTATGTATGTGCATGAACTTGAATGTTCCAAACATAAAAATCACAGTGCACCACAGGCTGGGCTTTTTGTCTTGACCCAGAAAAAGAAAGCAACTACTAAAAGAGTGAAACCAAGTCAAGATTCCCTCTCATTACCTTGTTTTTTCTTCCTCTAATTTGAAATTTCTTTTGAATAACTTCTCAAAAACGGctagagaaataaaaataaagaaatccaAATCTGCAACCACCTGGCATTTAttattttgtgtgtgtgtgtgtgaatcATCTTTAAATGAGTGAGCCAAAAGAGTACCAAAAAAACGGCTAGTTCAACAGAGGGATAGAGCAAGAACAGAACggactctgatcctcttctctCTTTTGGTCCCCCATTCGGCCATTCCAAATCTCAGTTTTCAGTTTTCCTCCCTTATTTTATACTATGTCAAAAAACATTAGATAAGAGTTCCAAATATGtaaaaatgtatatatatttttaaaaactagtAAATATTTTACCAATTCTTGCACATGCATGCTCAAACAAAAGGAGACACCGCTTTATTGTCTCTGTGTGTCCTGTTTTTACATGCGTCTCTCTTTCTCTCAGATCTCACTTCCTTCAGTAAGCATACTCTTCACAAAGCAATGAgtggaactctctctctctctttatctATATATCACTATAGCTTATTGGCTCTCTAGAATGGACTCTGTTGCTTAGTGGGTTTTCGGACAATCATTTTCTATGAAACGCAACTCTTCTCCTCGGGAGTTCATGTAAAGTTGGTGGCGGAGACTGAGACTAGAGAGGTAGAGAGAGATATCTAATCTGGTGGCCTTAATGATCTGAACGGACCGTTTTTGCTTTTTGGGAATTTTCAGGTGAATACAGTTTTTCCCTTTTATCTTtcttgctgctgctgctgcttcttCGTTTTAGCTCTTTGGGCATCCTTGTTTTTGGTGTAGCAGCATGCTCTTTTTATCTAAATCTTGTTCATTCTGTGATCATTTTGTCAAAAGTTCGGCCCTTTTGGTGCCTTAAGGTAAAAGGTTGAGCCTTTGCTTGTTGGGTGTGCTTCGCTGCTTATTTTTACATTATTTGCATATTGAAGTGAAGGGTTTTCTGCCATTAATCTTATGCATTGAAGCTGGGAGGTTTAGTATTAGGACTTAATGATATTACTGTGTGGGCCTTTAAAAAAGTTTGAGATTTTGAATTTAGTTTCATGGGTTTGGAATAGTGCTGCATTTCTACTGATGGATCTCTGCCCTTTGGAGGTAATGATGATTATTTTTGGACTCGGGTGGGAGCTTAGGGGATTTGTAGTGTAATCATTGCAAAACTGGTCACTACTCTTCCAAATAAATGCTTTGGAGGATCTCTAAAATCTTGAATTTTGGTTTTTTTAGTGGTTAGTTGCCTAACTTGAAGATTTGAACCTGTTACAGTTTGATGGAAAATGCAATATAATTTGCTTGATTTTGTTAACGGGCAAGAGATACTGCTACCATATGCATTTACTTTCTGATCATGACTAAGGCTGTTCGTAATAGGATTCTCAAGGAAGCAAATGGTCATATCAGTGATCATCTTCGCAATCATATCCATTTAACCAATTGTATTCATCTGAAAAACCATATGCATAAACAGAGCCCCATACTGGCTGATAGGTCAATAATGAGAGACCTCATTGTTCTTCAGAGGTCCAGATCATTGAGGGACCCTTCTGCCAGTCCTCCTTCATGCCACTCACCTTCTATTGTTGATTTACTTCCCAAGAAAGGGGACAAGGATGCCACAATTATGGAAGGTACAAGGTCAGTTGGTGTTGATAGTCAAAAGGAAGGTAGGAGGCTGTCAGGTACCTCAAAACACTTTGCTAGTTTAGCACCATCAAAGGTTGTTCCTGGTGAGCTTATTGGGGGAAATGATATGACAGCAGCTATTAGTGATTATAGTAGCAAGAGTATAGCTAGAGGTGACGGGAGACTAAGGGGAGATGAATCTTGTCAGAAGAGCAATAGTGTTGATCTTTTGTGTAGTGATGAGGACCCTATATGCAACAAAGATGTTAATGTTTTGGTTAATGATGTTATTTTGGGGAATTTGGATTCTAAATTTAGAAAGAGTATACAAAAGGGAAGGCATAGTCAagattttcatattaaaacccTTTCTGAGCAGCTGAATGAGGTACCAATGGATAGTGATATGGCATCTTCTAACATCCATCTTAATGGAAGACGGTCTCAACAGAAGAAAACTAGTAAGGAACCTGAGAGAGGCATTCATGGGTATGTTGGAATGAATAGAATGAAAAGGCAGAAGGTCCGAGGTGCCAGAAGAACTAGGACAACTCCATCTTCTAGAGATTTTGGTGGTCAGAATGAAATATCTGTTGCTTCAAATTCATTGGCTCAGGGTTCAGCAGGACGAAGGTACCAcatggaagaagaagaatttgGGGACCAAAATTTCTCAAGAGATCCTAGAAATGGATGCGGGATTCCATGGAATTGGTCAAGGATTCATCATAGGAGTAAAACATTCCTTGACTTGGCTGGTAGAAGTTTGTCTTGTGGTCTGTCAGACTCAAGGTTAAGGAAAGGTAGCATGGCTTCCCATGAGAGAGATGGCCTGAATGTGCCTGTGGCATCTGATCATTCAAGTTCATATACTAAATCTGATGCAGAGGTGCTGC
Protein-coding sequences here:
- the LOC110604475 gene encoding ER lumen protein-retaining receptor A isoform X1, translated to MNIFRFLGDMTHLISILILLLKIYATKSCSGISLKTQELYALVFLARYLDLFTDFISVYNSVMKVVFIASSLAIVWCMRRHRVVRRSYDKELDTFRHYFLVAACLALALLVQEKFTFLEVLWAFSIYLEAVAILPQLVLLQRSGNVDNLTGQYVFFLGAYRAFYILNWIYRYFTETHFSRWISCVSGLVQTALYADFFYYYFISWKNNSKLQLPA
- the LOC110604475 gene encoding ER lumen protein-retaining receptor A isoform X2, which encodes MKVVFIASSLAIVWCMRRHRVVRRSYDKELDTFRHYFLVAACLALALLVQEKFTFLEVLWAFSIYLEAVAILPQLVLLQRSGNVDNLTGQYVFFLGAYRAFYILNWIYRYFTETHFSRWISCVSGLVQTALYADFFYYYFISWKNNSKLQLPA